GTGCAAGTAAGGTGGGAGTATACTGGGAGTAAAGTGCTGGTATAGTGGGAGTAGCAATATAGTATGTCTTACCAGAAAAAGGCTATAAAGAGTTTATTTTAATTATAGGTTTGAGACTAAAAAGGGCACAAAGTTTTTATACTCTGTGCCCTTTGTGTATTTTTATTGCTCTTTGTGGTTAAACCACTTTAAGCTAAAGTGATATCTTTCTTATTCACCGGCATAGGAACTTTTACATAATAACCTGTTCCGTCGTAAGGTCTTTTACGAGGGTGTTCTTTACAAGAATCAGAACAACAGCCATCCATTTTCCATCCGCATTCCTCGCATTGGGTAAAATGTTCATTACATTCCGGATTCGCACAGTTGATCATTTTTGTAGTTTTAGTGCCGCAGTTATAGCAAACGGAAACAACTTCTGGATTAACCGAGTTTACATCTACCGCGATTCTATTGTCAAAAACATAGCATTTTCCATCAAAATCTTTCCCGCCAGTCTCTTTTCCATATTTGATGATACCTCCATGTAGTTGATATACATCTTTAAATCCTTCATGTAACAATAGTGCGGAAGCTTTTTCGCATTTGATACCCCCAGTACAATAAGTCAATATCTTTTTGTCTTTATATTGCGCCAATTGGTTAATCATAGCTGGGAAATCCCGAAAATTGTCAATATCTAAAGTTACCGCATTTTTGAACTTGCCCATCTTGTGCTCGTAGTTAGATCTTACATCTAAAATTACTACATCGTCACGATCCTTCATTTCCATAAACTCAACTGGTTCCAAATGTTTTCCAGTTTTCTTTGTAGGATTTATAATATTTGGATCTCGCAGACCTGAGTGTACAATTTCTGCTTTGTATCTGCAATGCATTTTCATGAAAGAAGGTTCGTCTACTTCATCTATTTTAAATTCGGTAGCATTAAAGCGTCCGTCCGCATAGATATAGTCCATGTATTTCTGGCATTGGTCTACTGTGCCTGAAACAGTTCCGTTTAAGCCTTCGTCGGCAATAATAATTCTTCCGGTTAAACCTAAGTTTTTACAAAATTTAAGATGATCTGCAGCGTACTGTTCCGCATCCTCGATGTGGCTATAACAGTAATATAAGAGTGTTTGGTAAGCTTTCATAAACCATTGATACTGCTGTAAACAGTGTTAAATGAGTTGCAAAAGTATCAAAAATCAGCTTAATGCTAAAATCACGAAGTATGATTTACGTCACTTTTTTGCTTCTCTTTCAATGTTTTCTCATCGGTAAGGTCCAGTCGCAAAGGAGTTATAGAAACAAAATTATTTTCTACAGCCCATCTATCTGTTCCTGGTTCTGCAGCCTCTAAAGGGATTACGGTAAACCAATAGTGCTTTCTTGCCATTGGGTCTTGTCCCGGAACAATTCTTCCATCATATAAACGTACAGATTGCTTAGTCCACATAATATCTATAGGATTAGAAGGAAAGTTTACATTATATAGTGCCAGCTCATTTGTATGCAGAAGCATTTCTAATGTTTTTTTGACATATGGGGCAAGTGCTTTAAAATCAGGTTCAGTCTTTCCTACAGGAGTACTCATCGCAATTCCTTTTATTCCAAAAAGAACTGCCTGTCTTGCCGCTGCCAGCGTTCCTGAGTGCCACATTGAATTTCCTAAATTAGGCCCCATATTTATTCCCGAAAGTACTACATCAACATGGTTCCATAAATGTGTTCCCATGGCTACACAATCCGCCGGAGTACCATTTACCCTGTAAGCTTCGACTGTTTTAAATTCGATCGGTGATTTCTTTACAGATAAAGGTCGGCTATGTGTTACTGCGTGTCCCATAGAAGATTGTTCTACATCGGGCGCTACCACTTTTACCTCGCCAAATTCCCGCGCTATTTCAGCTAAAGCATTAATTCCCGGGCTATATATACCATCATCGTTTGTGACTAAAATTCTCATAAGCAAGTAAAAAGTAATAAAATGTCGTTGTTAACAGAACAAGAATTAATCCAAAGTGTTATAGCTGAAAATTTATCTTAAGAAACCAGCGTGTTTAAAATGATAAAGTACGGTTAATAGCTGTTTTAAATATCAAGGGTTCGCCCGATAAATTGGGAATATTTAATATAAAAAAAGAATACATGAAACTAGCTATGTTATTGCATAATCCCAAAGCCGGAGATGAAAACCATTTAGCACAGGATATTCAGCATTTGATAGAAGATTCGGGATATGAATGTGAGTATTACTCAATCAAAGAAGAGGGTTGGAAAAAGGCGATGGATAAAGCAGATCTGATAGTGGTTGCTGGTGGAGACGGGAGTGTCCGTACGATTGCAAAGGAAATGATCACTCGTGGTGATAATGCAAAAAGGAGCCCTTTGGCTATTCTTCCAATGGGAACCGCTAACAATCTTTTTAGAACCCTGGGTGTAGGAAAGAGAAGAAAGGATGTGATGGAATTGGTGAGAGGTTGGAATTTTAGCGATAAAAAATCTTTAGATATCGGCCTGATTAAAATGGGAGATACCGAAGATTTCTTTATTGAAGGTGCGGGATTTGGTGTGTTTCCTAAATTGATAG
This genomic interval from Pseudopedobacter saltans DSM 12145 contains the following:
- the trhO gene encoding oxygen-dependent tRNA uridine(34) hydroxylase TrhO, with the translated sequence MKAYQTLLYYCYSHIEDAEQYAADHLKFCKNLGLTGRIIIADEGLNGTVSGTVDQCQKYMDYIYADGRFNATEFKIDEVDEPSFMKMHCRYKAEIVHSGLRDPNIINPTKKTGKHLEPVEFMEMKDRDDVVILDVRSNYEHKMGKFKNAVTLDIDNFRDFPAMINQLAQYKDKKILTYCTGGIKCEKASALLLHEGFKDVYQLHGGIIKYGKETGGKDFDGKCYVFDNRIAVDVNSVNPEVVSVCYNCGTKTTKMINCANPECNEHFTQCEECGWKMDGCCSDSCKEHPRKRPYDGTGYYVKVPMPVNKKDITLA
- the surE gene encoding 5'/3'-nucleotidase SurE — translated: MRILVTNDDGIYSPGINALAEIAREFGEVKVVAPDVEQSSMGHAVTHSRPLSVKKSPIEFKTVEAYRVNGTPADCVAMGTHLWNHVDVVLSGINMGPNLGNSMWHSGTLAAARQAVLFGIKGIAMSTPVGKTEPDFKALAPYVKKTLEMLLHTNELALYNVNFPSNPIDIMWTKQSVRLYDGRIVPGQDPMARKHYWFTVIPLEAAEPGTDRWAVENNFVSITPLRLDLTDEKTLKEKQKSDVNHTS